The Bryobacteraceae bacterium genomic sequence GACGTGGGAAACGTCAAAAACAGCATACAGACAAAGGGCGCGAAGCGCAACAAGAAAACGCCCGTCATCCTACCATCCCATCCGGGCCGGCTCGAAGCCATTCGTGATCGCCTAGTCCAAATCAACGATCTCGCGCTTGTAATGATTGGCCTGCAACAGGCCGTACAGATTGAAGTCGACGAGCTACGGCAAGCTTTGGACGCGATTCCACTTCCTGCGCCGACATCTCGCCCAATCAAACGTGCCCTAAACGGCGCGCTAGATGCGCACTTGCTCTGGGCCGGTAAGCGGTCAGTGCGGAAAATCGCGGAGCAAGAGGCTAGGAAGAACGGGCCCGAAGGTGGCAAGCGATGAAGGCCGGTGAGGTTTTCTCTCCGCACGGCCGGTTCCACGGCCTGTTCATCCCAGAGGCGTTGTTCGACGTTCCGGATCTTAAGGACGCCGACGTGCTGATGTGGGGGCGCCTCGCGAAGTTCGCGGGCAAGGACGACCACTGCTTCCCATCCCTCGAAACGCTGGCCGCGGAGTCCCGTTCGTCGGTCGACGCGGTTGGGCGAAGTCTGAAGCGGTTGGAATCGGCCGGCTTGATCCGGCGAACTCGCCGCGGATCGGGCCGGACGGCCGTCTGCGAGTTCATTTGGCACCCGGCTTTGGGGCGAAGTCTCCGGGCTGGTGACTCCGCAAAAGTGCGGAATCAGAGCAAGCCTCAGACTCCGCAAAACGAACGGTCAGACTCCGCACAACTGCGGAATCAAGACTCCGCAAATCTGCCGGCCCCTTATACGGAAGAAAAGAATCAGTTCGAAAAGAATCAGAGAAAAGAATCGTCGTCGATGGAACAGCACGGAATGAGGAAGAGGTCGGCGACGACGACGACGGCCGATCCCATGATGGTCTGGTGGACGGAGGCGGACGTCGACCACCTGCGGTCCTGCCTGCGAGGGCTGAAGTACCCGCCCCGAGGACTGGACAGCAAGGCCGACACTGGACCGCTTCCAGACCTAGCCATCACGTCACGGATTCTTTCGCACTTGGCCGGCACCGACGACTTGCACGCCTGGCTCCAGGGTCTCCCGTGGCAGATACCGCGCCAGTTCTCGAGCGGGGGCTACGGCTGGTTCCTTCGGGATGTGTCGAACTGCTGGCCAGAGCGGCGTGGCGCTGGCGCGATTGCGAAGCCACTGACTCACCACGGCCGGGCGGGGGTGGGGTATCCGGGCTATCCGCCTTCGGAGAGCTGCGAGCTGACGCGGCCGCAATCGTTCGGGTCATCCGAACGTGTCGGCAGAATGGCTCCGGCGGGTGAGTTGTTCCGCACTCTCGCATTCGGTAGCGTCGCGGAGCTGCGAGCATGAGCGCATCCACCTACGTCTTCACTGGGCCGGGCCGGATGCATGGCAGGGAATGCCGGTTGATTCGCCGGGTCAATCGAGAACTCTCCCTCGTTCGATTCTCGGGCGATGGCGAAACAATGGCCGTCGCCTCATCCCAGCTCGTGACCGCGGCTGCGGCTGCCAGTTCAAGCGCTGCGCGGTGCGCTGAGTGTGGCGACGCGTCCTTCACCATCCGCGACGGGCTTTGCTCGGACTGTCGCCACGAACTGGCGTTGATCGCGGCGCCGGCACGGAGCGAGACCCCGTGACCCACCCCGTCAAACGATCTTTTGAGCCAACTCCGTCGCGGGTGAACTATCCGCACAGAAGTGGTAGTTGCAGGCGTGGCAAACTGGGGGAAATGCTGATCAGAGAGCCGGTACTCGAAGTAGAGCCCAGCCTACTCGCCGCGATAGGCAGATTGTCGGTCAACTTCAACTGGCTGGAACAGATCGTTGAAATGCTACTGGAGCGTGTGGCAGCACCCGAAAGCACTGGTCTCGTCCAGATTCTGTATGTGGAGCAGGCGTTCCGTCGTAAGGTGGACTTACTTATGAACGTTCTCAATCGACTTCCAGACTTTGCCGTTCCAAGCTCAACAGGCCAATGGAGTTTGTTCATCGAAGGTCTGCGACCGCTCCTCATAGAGGCAAGAAATCTGACTAGCCGCCGGAACAAGGTCATCCATTGGCACCCACAGCAGGAGGACTCCAAGATCACTGAGAGCGAAGTTCTCGAGGCTGCAGCGGAAGTTCAGAAGCTTGCTCTTCAACTTGTCGTTGTTTCCCTCAGCTTCGACAAGCTTCTGGCGGAGGGCCTCGATGCGGAGTAAAGCTGACAGAGCCGCCAAACTCTCCGCGACTGAAATCCGGCGGCAGAAGGAAGAAACTCTCCTCGCAATCCGCAAGCTCGAGCTGGCGCAAAAGGCCGGCGACCTGATCCCGAAGGGCGACGTTCGGGAGCGTTGGGGGCGGATCGTCGTCGCCATCAAGGCCGGCGTCCTGAGGCTACCCGATCGTTGCGCGCCGGAGCTGGCCGCGGCGACAACGGCGGCCGAAGCTCGAGAGATCCTGCGGCGGGAGTGTGAATCGCTGTTGAAGGGACTGGCGGAAGATGTCGCCGCTTAATTCGGTCGTTGCCGACGTCGCGGCGCTGCTGCTTCCGCCGCGGCGGATTCCCTTGTCGAAGTGGGCGGACGCTCACATGGTCCTATCGAGCGAAGCATCGGCGGCGCCTGGCCCGTGGCGGTGCCTTCCGTATCAGCGTGAGCCACTGGACGCGATGAGCGTGCACTCTCCCCACGATGAAATCGTTCTGAAGTTCGCGTCTCAGACGGGCAAGACCTCGCTGATGCTGGCGTTCCTGGCGCAGATGATCGCCGAGGATCCGGGGCCGATGCTGGTGGTGTTACCGACTCTCACGGTCTGCGAAGCGTTCAGCAAAGATCGTTTGGCGCCGTTGTTCCGGGACTGTCCAGCACTCCGCGGGCGTGTCGCGGATCCGAAGTCGCGGGAAGCCGGATCGACGATCTTCCACCGGCAGTTTGTTGGCGGTCACCTGACCATCGTGAGTTCGAACTCCGCGGCCGGGCTGTCGTCGCGTCCGATCCGGTATCTGCTTCTCGATGAAGTGGACCGGTTCCTTCCGTCCGCCGGCGCAGAAGGAAACCCGTCAGACCTGGCGCGGGCGCGGCAGCGGGCGTTTTGGAACCGCAAGCTCATTCGGTCCTCGAGTCCCACCGTCGAGGGCAGCGAGATCGACACGGCTTGTGCCGCCAGTGACCAACGCCGCTATCACGTGCCGTGTCCACTGTGCGGCGTCTACCAGGTGCTCGCCTGGCCGCGCGTCGAGTGGCCGGAAGGGATGCCGGAAGAGGCCGCGTATCGGTGCGCCCACTGCGAAGGGCTGATCCACCATCACCGGAAATATTGGATGGTCGAACGTGGCGAATGGGTAGCCGAGAATCCGAGTTCGCCGATTCCGGGCTTCTGGCTGCCTGAGCAATACTCGCTGACTCGGAGCTGGGGCGACATGGCTGTGGATTGGCTACGCGCGCAGGGGAACCCGGAAAAGACGCGGGCCTTCGTGAACACGTCCCTGGCGTTGAACTACGACGAAGAAGCGACCGGCAACGTGACCGAACGGGAGCTGCTGGCGCGCGTGGAGAACTACGGACCACTGCTTCCGGAACGCGTCGCCATCCTGACTGCCGGCGTCGACGTGCAAGCCGACCGCGCCGAAGTCTCCGTCTACGGATGGGGCGCCGGTGAAGAGAGCTGGCTCATGGTCCACCGGATCATCCCGGGCGATCCCACCGGGCCGGGGCTCTGGTCCGCCGTCGATGAGTTCCTCCGGGATCAGTGGCAGCATCCCATCGTCGGACCGATGCCTGTCCACGCGGCCGCGATCGACTCCGGCGCGTTCACGTCGGCGGTCTGTCGGTTCTGCGATGAACGGCGGGGCCGGCGCGTGTGGGCTATCAAGGCGGCGCCTGGCCCGCGTCCACCATGGCCGCGGCGTCAGAGTCGGGCTACGAAGGGCGCCGTCTACGTGATCGGCGCGGACTCACTTCGAACGACGGTCGCCGGCCGGCTGAAACTTACCGGTGGGCCGGGAACGATGCACTTTCCTTCGACGGTGGGCATGAGTTACTTCGAGCAGCTTTGTTCCGAGTTCGTCTCGACGGAGTACCGCCGCGGACGGCCGGTGCGCTCTTGGGTCCGGAGGAAGGGCCGGCGCGCGGAGGCCTGGGACGCGGCCGTCTATGCACTGGCCGCGCTGGCGGGCCTGGCGTCGCATGGAATCAGCGTCGACGTCGAAGCGTCAAAGATCGAAGCGATGCGGAACGCGGGCATCGTACCTGGGGCGGGTTATCAAGTGGCGCGGTCCCGATTCATAGGCCGGTGAGCTATCATCAACACGGCATCTATGACCAACCACGACCAAGCACCAGTCCCGAGTGGACGCCAAATAGCACGCGAAAAGGCACCTGGTGTCATTGAGTTTGAGGGCACTAGGGTCAGCGTCGAATACGAGGTAGTGTTCGACCAGACCATCGGTGAAAGTTCTCCCGAAGGACCATCAGGCGGTATCAAGCTGCACGCTGGATCTGGCACGATCGCTAAGCCGGCTCCCATCGAGATTCCGACCGGATCACGACTGACGCTTACTCTCAGCGATGGTCGAAAGGCGTCGATCATACTCAGGAGCCGCTGCGACTTCGACATCGAAGGTCCCGTGAAGTAACGAACCATTCTGATCTTCGCCTACCGCCCGATCCCCAGAACGGGATTGGGCCTTTTTGTCTGTGGCTCTTGACGTTCGTATCGTTTTGGATCATAATGATCCCAAGTGAGACCACAGGAAGAAGCGATCCTTGGCGCCATGAAGGGCGGCGTGTTCGAGCTGGACGCTCCGTTTTTGACTGCGTCCGAAGTCGTGACCGCTGTGCAGTTGGCATGCGTGGCCTTAGGTGCTCCAGTGGGCCACAGGGGTGAGTTTTCGCTCACGACGCTGAAGAACCTGCATCGCCGCGGCCTGTTCTCGACATATGCAGCTCGACCCGACCTCCGGAATCATCTGTATTCGGCTATCGATGTAGTTCGTCTGGCCACCATCAGCTATGTCAGCAACTTCGGGATGCCAATCGAGGTGGGGTCGGGAGTGGGTGAGGCGATTGTCGAGATCCTCA encodes the following:
- a CDS encoding terminase gpA endonuclease subunit, producing the protein MSPLNSVVADVAALLLPPRRIPLSKWADAHMVLSSEASAAPGPWRCLPYQREPLDAMSVHSPHDEIVLKFASQTGKTSLMLAFLAQMIAEDPGPMLVVLPTLTVCEAFSKDRLAPLFRDCPALRGRVADPKSREAGSTIFHRQFVGGHLTIVSSNSAAGLSSRPIRYLLLDEVDRFLPSAGAEGNPSDLARARQRAFWNRKLIRSSSPTVEGSEIDTACAASDQRRYHVPCPLCGVYQVLAWPRVEWPEGMPEEAAYRCAHCEGLIHHHRKYWMVERGEWVAENPSSPIPGFWLPEQYSLTRSWGDMAVDWLRAQGNPEKTRAFVNTSLALNYDEEATGNVTERELLARVENYGPLLPERVAILTAGVDVQADRAEVSVYGWGAGEESWLMVHRIIPGDPTGPGLWSAVDEFLRDQWQHPIVGPMPVHAAAIDSGAFTSAVCRFCDERRGRRVWAIKAAPGPRPPWPRRQSRATKGAVYVIGADSLRTTVAGRLKLTGGPGTMHFPSTVGMSYFEQLCSEFVSTEYRRGRPVRSWVRRKGRRAEAWDAAVYALAALAGLASHGISVDVEASKIEAMRNAGIVPGAGYQVARSRFIGR